GCCTCGTCCACCATCACCATGTGCTTGTCCTTCTTGTACGGATTACCGAACATGTGCTGCCGCACATTCGTCGGCTCGATTTCACGCAGCGGATTGTCCTTGTTCTTGAGGTACTCCTGGTAGTTGCCCATCTCGGCGATGGGCAGGCAGTGGCCCGAGTCCTTGGCCACCAGCGAGACGGGTCGCAGTAAGGTCTCACGCATCTTGGATATTTCCTCCACCAAATCCCGCCGCGGTATATCGAAGGGATTGCGATGCGACTTGGCCGACGACTGATGCGTCGGCTGCGGCACCACAATCGTAAAATTTTCCACGGGATCTATTTCCCCATGCAACTTGGAAAATATATCCCGGAGCAGTGGATGCCGCACCAAATCTCTGCGCAACGGCGCACCTGTGAACAGTTTACCCGTCTCCACTTGACGATATGGTAGCTTCGGCTGCTTTAGCTGCTTGTACACCTTCATGCAAAGATTCTCCTGATCCTGCTTGGCCGTATTCTTGATGTGCTTCAGCTGATTGGCGATCGTGGGCGACAGATAGTTGTCCACATTCTCCGGCAGCAGGAACTGCAGCAGCTGATACGGCACATTGATGTTGACCAGCGCCTTGCGCAGGAACGGGCAGTAATACGGCGGTATTGAACGCACATAGGCGTTGAATTTGTACATCAGATCGCTCGGCGGACTCATATTGTACTTGTGGATGAGGTCATGCAGAATGGGCAGCAACGCTGGATAATTGTAGGCGAGTACATAGAGGTGTACCTGCGAAAAGTTGGGCGCCGCTTTTAGGTAGCCAAAGGGCAGCTCGAATCCATGCATTCCATTGGTCACAATCACCTGCCAGCACTTGTTCATCTCGCGCTTGTTGAGAATCTGCAGCGTTAGCGGACAGCCTTCAATCTCGTACTTGTCGACGGGAAAGCTGCGCACCAGCTGTGGCTCGTCCACCGCCGGCGTCAGGACCTTCAGCTTGGGATGTGCGTCGCGGGGCGGCAATGTGATCGCCTTGGAGTCCGGCCAATAGGGCTCCGGCAGTGGCCAATAGCCGATGGGAAAGGTTTTCTGCGTAATGTGCTTCTGCACGTAGATCATCTTCTTCACCGGCTGGAAGACAATATCGGGTGCGGGACCCGCTCCGGACGTTGAGGGTATTCCCATGCCGGATATCGTGCTCGCACCCGCCGCTTCGCCAGCGGCAGTAGCCTCCTTGGGCAGCATAGGCTCGAACTGCAGCACCACACCAGGCTGAACCTTTTGGACAAGACTTTCAATGCACTGGTTGAGTACGTAGTGGCTTCGCACTCGATATGAACGTCCGCCGGTGACCTCGCACATCCGTTCGATGGGAGAATCGTCATGCGGCACCTTGCCATCCACTCGCTCGTCAATCTTGTTGCCCGGCATGCGGAGGACCAGCGAAAACAAGCGCTGATCCCAGCGAAATGGCTCCTTGGTGAACTTTGTGCCCGGTATTTGGTTGCTTAGCGGCAGTATGATCTCCTGATGGACACCGTTCCGGTACGAATAGCGACCGCCGTCCGTAATCACAATGATGACCGATGGCTCCAGGTAAAACGGGCACCTGCCCTGCCCGTACGTATCGATGCCCGACTGCATGCGATTCAGATTTAACAGATCGAACGCATTGCGCAGCGATTCACCCATCGAGGTGAGGCCGTGACTCTGCAGGTTCTTCAGCTCGTTCATGAAGGTGGCATGGTTCTCCTTCCATCCAGCTTTCACGTTTGCCGGTGGCTCCTCGAATGTGAGCAGCATGTAGCGATCTCCCAGGCAATCCTGCGTACGCTGGCGATACTTGAGGAACGTCTCCACGGCGCCCTTGGCAATGTCCAGATACGTCTTCTGTACCCCATTCACATACGCCTTCTGGCACATGGACGAGGAGGTGTCCACCAGGAAGAGTATGATTGTCATGGCGATGATTGATCCTGTGTTCGAGGGACCTCTTCCTCTTGCCTTTCCCTCCCTCTGATATCCTAGAATGAATGAACAAATGTTCCAGAttaaaatactatatatattgtaGAGTAAAGGAATGTCGGCTTGCAGTTACGGTTTGTTGGCTCTTCTATAACACAAATCTTcacacaaaatgaaattaaaccaTGACGTAATTTAATTCTAAGTCAAAACAATGTGAAATCTTACAGAGTTATGCACAAATGTATAATAATTTGAGTTTCAAGCCAAACAATTTGGTCGTACgcttttaaaaaaaaaaaaaaaaaaactcacaAATGTGATTCGTTTAacgttttggtttttatagcTAAATCAATGTTTGGAAAACGTTATCGGTCTCTGTAGAGGTTCAATTTTGATTGACCAACCAAAAAGTCGAGCTTTACTTACTTTATCTCTTATCTTTTATCGTTGATCTTCTATTTCCCCTCTCGGGAGCACTTTCTCCCTGtccttctctctctctctctcttcctgCTGTATTCTTGTTatttgtggttgttgtttttgtgtttgttgctatctccctttgtgtgtgtatgggtgttTAGGTTTTGTTTACGTTGTTAGCAGCTCTCTTTAtctgcttgttgtttttgctgccgaTTCTCTTgcacttgttgttcttgtccTGGGCTTGATAGATTTGCTCTTTTTCTGCGTTTCGCTGTTCCGCTTCTATGGTACATGTTGCGTGCAACAGCTGACATTTGGACTggagaaacaacaacaacagcgagcTGCGAATGgtaacgaaacgaaacagaacagaacgAAATGGTAATGAAACAGGCACGCAACTGGTTGTAAAATATCAATAGgttgcgcatacgcactgtgcaCAATCGATTAAGAAGCGGCAATATAAATCCATACAGATAATGGAACAACTGCGTAATCAACGATATCATACACAAACTATATACACAATGCACACTCTGTCGCATAACGCAAGTGctaattaaacaacaaaatggaatttaattccCAGGGGGTCGGCCGTTGGTCCTAGAGagctaaatatttatgttggGGAAAATCGCTTTGACACAAATCCAAATCCACTCCGCTCCACTCACTGGCCATTATGTCTCCTCTCCATCTCCTCCTCGCTCCTTCTAACTCGTTCCTCCTTCTCTTTCTATTGATGCCCCACTACGGAGTCATTCACTCGACGCCACTGCCACCACTACTACGCTCTGCTGGCGTCGCCTAGAGATGGCAACGTGAGCCAGGTGGGCGAGACGCGTGTGAATAGCTTTAGCTTTGCCAAAAACAATACGAACTTTTTTAGCATTAagcaataatatttaaatttctcgTACTTTTAAAACAAGAGTGCTGAATTTAACATGGGattcattttcaaaataataaatgagtTATATTCATTTGTAGAAGTTGTAAACTAGGTACAAATAACCCTTCTTGCgtttattacaaaataacaAGAAGCAGGTGCAAAAGAGATTGATCTTAAAATGGTTCTCTATTTTTCTAcgcaaaaaataattttatctTTTTGAAACTATCTAAAGTATAGCATACAAAGTGTTTCGATTCGATATATTGTGTGATATTCGCTGCCCCTATTAACAAAGTAGATTACTCTTCCCACCATCTCGAGTTGGGGTAAAAGGTAACCGTAAATCGATTACACAATGACCAAGCTCACGatcgtgagtgtgtgtgcgagggaGCACGACTTACGCATCTCTGATGGAGAGCAAGGGAGACGACTGGCCGAAGAAGGGGCGGAGGagaagaaaaataagaaagggGGATGGTATGTGGTGGATGCCAATGCCAGggggaggagaaggaggaaaGCGATTAACCAAAGCCGGGATAACGATAACGATCACTCGGCGATCGCAGGCGTAACCCACATCCTTACACCTCAAATTAGGACAAGTCAACTAGTCTGAATGTGTTTTTACCGGGGGAGCCGTAATTGTCTTGAATTCGAGTGCAAAACATTCAATTTCTATTTGAATAAGAGCGCAAACACATACGCACACTCGCGCACATGGACGTGCACACACACGTTCGCACACGCACGGTTCAGTTTGTGGTTGCCAGATACCCCCACTTTGGACAGGTAAAACATTGAGCGGAAATTAAAAGATATCTAAAAAATTTCActaatttttttcttaagCAAAAGCAACACAAAATTTGGATTACACGAGCGGTGTGTGATTTATCGTTAATCTGGCAACCCTGCACCGACGTGTTGGTCGGGTACGGGTGGCTGCGGGGGACGAGTCGGCCTATTGTGTTCGATGGCAATCCACAAAGCTCACACACACGTTTAAACCAAAATGATATAGGGCCGAGCACTTCAAGTAATCGAGTTTTTTCCGTCTAATTAATCTCGGCGCAGCgatgttt
This Drosophila simulans strain w501 chromosome X, Prin_Dsim_3.1, whole genome shotgun sequence DNA region includes the following protein-coding sequences:
- the LOC6725197 gene encoding integrator complex subunit 6, yielding MTIILFLVDTSSSMCQKAYVNGVQKTYLDIAKGAVETFLKYRQRTQDCLGDRYMLLTFEEPPANVKAGWKENHATFMNELKNLQSHGLTSMGESLRNAFDLLNLNRMQSGIDTYGQGRCPFYLEPSVIIVITDGGRYSYRNGVHQEIILPLSNQIPGTKFTKEPFRWDQRLFSLVLRMPGNKIDERVDGKVPHDDSPIERMCEVTGGRSYRVRSHYVLNQCIESLVQKVQPGVVLQFEPMLPKEATAAGEAAGASTISGMGIPSTSGAGPAPDIVFQPVKKMIYVQKHITQKTFPIGYWPLPEPYWPDSKAITLPPRDAHPKLKVLTPAVDEPQLVRSFPVDKYEIEGCPLTLQILNKREMNKCWQVIVTNGMHGFELPFGYLKAAPNFSQVHLYVLAYNYPALLPILHDLIHKYNMSPPSDLMYKFNAYVRSIPPYYCPFLRKALVNINVPYQLLQFLLPENVDNYLSPTIANQLKHIKNTAKQDQENLCMKVYKQLKQPKLPYRQVETGKLFTGAPLRRDLVRHPLLRDIFSKLHGEIDPVENFTIVVPQPTHQSSAKSHRNPFDIPRRDLVEEISKMRETLLRPVSLVAKDSGHCLPIAEMGNYQEYLKNKDNPLREIEPTNVRQHMFGNPYKKDKHMVMVDEADLSDVAPMKSPNGNGPGGAPPGSPSGSGPPTGPGPSSPGSSPGGVSGPGMPGMAGMGGGMSGLMLGAGGSGGSSKKLDGTSRGRKRKAGPLPRSFEFRRSSTDSRSSSSSIDSSTTGSAPGSPIPGATSSIPGCDSSLGADGASSSCFDEDSNSNSSFASSTSEASASDSGMSISHSDRLGISFDFNEEETSDQDTPLNGYVHNFINGISDDATAGETEAVPGGTSLPGASSANEPSSTGASPAVSATPATSVIPASNGSEVCSAVAAASSSSISSSASSPGVLYVPLNGLTTHAAYSSNLGGPSSPLDNLSSLGGAAGGGGAGLLGVSKPGSLPLANGYGHGHSSAISPPSPLSLAPLTPLGTSTPAASSSGLSSSSAYFSHNDINDASEISRILQTCHNGTGSGSSVGAGASNSNSNGNGSTDSGGGVSSDDHASLGGNSFDALKRTAGTAGSTAAGNPHYYWASGLNHHNNNTSAAGTAGGSAMSNNHNHRGHNNSSPNKLEVKINSSCGSSPTHNNGGMGSPAQSLPLIFTEEQREAARQHNIELRLQIFRDIRRPGRDYSQLLEHLNLVKGDQDMQSDFVDMCIVESMRFRRHLMASSIQEWWDRKQQLTALGTTEATAGAEQAVAKS